One window from the genome of Gimesia aquarii encodes:
- the flhB gene encoding flagellar biosynthesis protein FlhB, which translates to MAENDSGEKTELPTDHRRNEAREKGNIAKSTDLNAAGMMLAAAAVLYFFAITMNSNMKDLMEVTLTAPVWLQMEPAMLIERCEAVIKLFLGGTIGAMLTLFISAICFNIVQVGFMVSPDVLQIKWERLNPIEGAKRILSIRGLVKLAISLGKIFLLVLIAIWFSYIMFPNFLALMGAAPETIMHDIFSASVELGILLALALIILGGLDFAFQKWKHEKDLMMSKQELREEMKSMEGDPLIRQRRKEAHRKLAMSQELSKVASADVVITNPTHISVAIKYDPESMPAPVVVAKGAGEIAFQIRKIANEHGIPIIERKALARQMYRDVKSGQEIPVELYEVFVEIMAYVYNLTGKTMPGSN; encoded by the coding sequence ATGGCAGAGAATGATTCAGGAGAAAAAACCGAACTACCCACAGATCATCGGCGCAATGAAGCCCGTGAAAAGGGGAACATTGCGAAAAGTACTGACTTGAACGCGGCTGGAATGATGCTGGCCGCTGCCGCAGTTCTCTATTTCTTTGCCATCACTATGAACAGCAATATGAAGGACTTGATGGAAGTCACATTGACGGCTCCGGTTTGGTTGCAAATGGAGCCAGCAATGTTAATAGAACGTTGCGAAGCAGTGATCAAGCTCTTTCTAGGTGGGACAATAGGGGCTATGCTGACGCTCTTTATCTCTGCCATCTGTTTTAATATTGTTCAAGTCGGTTTTATGGTTTCCCCCGATGTGCTGCAAATCAAATGGGAACGGCTCAATCCTATTGAGGGGGCCAAGCGAATTCTATCTATTCGTGGGTTGGTCAAACTCGCCATCAGTCTCGGTAAGATATTTTTGTTGGTTCTAATTGCAATCTGGTTCAGCTATATCATGTTTCCCAATTTTCTGGCATTAATGGGAGCTGCTCCGGAAACCATTATGCATGATATTTTTAGTGCGTCGGTTGAGTTGGGAATATTGCTCGCTTTAGCTTTGATTATTTTAGGGGGGTTGGATTTTGCATTTCAGAAATGGAAGCATGAAAAAGACTTGATGATGAGCAAGCAGGAGCTTCGTGAAGAGATGAAATCCATGGAAGGTGACCCCTTGATTCGTCAACGGCGAAAAGAGGCACATCGGAAGTTGGCCATGTCTCAAGAACTTTCTAAAGTAGCAAGCGCAGATGTGGTGATTACCAACCCAACGCATATCTCGGTTGCAATCAAGTACGATCCCGAATCAATGCCTGCCCCAGTTGTGGTTGCAAAAGGAGCCGGTGAAATCGCCTTTCAGATTCGAAAAATTGCGAATGAGCATGGAATTCCAATTATCGAACGCAAAGCATTGGCGCGACAGATGTATCGCGATGTCAAATCTGGTCAGGAAATTCCCGTTGAGTTATATGAAGTGTTCGTCGAAATCATGGCCTATGTTTACAATTTGACTGGCAAGACGATGCCTGGGTCGAATTAG
- a CDS encoding FliO/MopB family protein has translation MIRFFYLSGLILVCSMHCLSSAMSEDVNSSARNNEFRKLRANINETQTYKQQSRHIIAQRTQGRGAVPSASNQFVQPVTSRSARVTKIKADSTNDTNNKARSNPITPVDRQTQNANGQNGDRLQKRAPSLWGTLGALFVVISIILVCAKIFKKHSPLASKNLPREVMEVLGKRPLDARQTIHFVRCGSRILILGSSPAGLEMLSEVLDPVEVDLITGMCREREQAERSNSTFLNLFQSTQNKPDQNGQDRAVDRFKQYVRTEPEQPARSPEHGDYNAAVSRLQQKLLHTSRQSVNESSEPGHA, from the coding sequence ATGATTCGTTTTTTCTACTTATCTGGACTAATATTAGTCTGTAGTATGCATTGTCTTTCGAGTGCAATGTCAGAGGATGTGAATTCGTCTGCGCGAAATAACGAGTTTCGTAAGCTACGAGCGAATATAAATGAAACGCAGACTTATAAACAACAATCGCGACATATTATCGCACAAAGAACTCAGGGAAGGGGAGCTGTTCCATCTGCTTCCAACCAGTTTGTCCAGCCAGTGACCTCACGATCAGCACGAGTGACTAAAATCAAAGCTGATTCTACAAATGATACCAATAACAAAGCACGTTCCAATCCGATTACGCCTGTGGATCGACAAACTCAGAACGCAAATGGTCAGAACGGGGATCGTTTACAAAAACGCGCTCCCTCCCTTTGGGGAACATTAGGTGCGCTATTTGTTGTGATTTCGATTATTCTGGTCTGTGCAAAAATATTTAAGAAACATTCTCCTCTTGCATCTAAAAATTTACCTCGCGAAGTGATGGAAGTTCTGGGAAAACGGCCTTTGGATGCACGTCAGACGATTCATTTTGTGCGCTGTGGTTCTCGAATATTGATTTTAGGCTCTTCTCCTGCCGGTCTCGAAATGCTCAGTGAAGTTTTAGATCCAGTCGAAGTCGATCTTATAACTGGTATGTGTCGGGAACGTGAACAGGCCGAACGTTCAAATTCGACGTTTTTGAATCTATTTCAATCGACTCAAAACAAGCCGGATCAGAATGGACAGGATCGAGCTGTAGACCGTTTTAAACAGTATGTACGTACTGAACCCGAACAACCTGCCAGATCACCAGAACATGGTGATTACAACGCAGCTGTTTCTCGGCTACAACAGAAGCTTCTGCATACCTCTCGACAATCTGTGAATGAGAGTTCGGAGCCCGGGCATGCTTAG
- the fliN gene encoding flagellar motor switch protein FliN, producing MAEENDDLLDPSEIEKLLNAKEEGTTSDDAAAETPKEEPESATSDLLDPSDIEKLLQGAASEDGGSEAKANETESTESQVVNNDDIGSLFDEHASPSGDQSGMPISSHEETEALLNQAEANLAAAISPNLGPGSGIPADLGGTKEFEFPNFESMASSPEEAMALSSLQNVELDLCIELGRTELLIEEVLKMKEGVVVPLDKLAGDPVDILVNGRIIARGEVLVLNDNFCVRVAEIISPEL from the coding sequence GTGGCTGAAGAGAATGATGATCTTTTAGATCCTTCTGAAATCGAAAAACTGTTAAATGCGAAGGAGGAAGGTACGACTTCGGATGATGCCGCGGCAGAGACTCCTAAAGAAGAACCTGAGAGTGCAACAAGTGATCTTCTTGATCCTTCTGATATCGAAAAATTGCTGCAAGGAGCCGCTTCAGAGGATGGTGGCTCTGAGGCAAAAGCTAATGAGACTGAATCAACAGAAAGTCAAGTTGTTAATAATGATGATATTGGGTCTCTTTTTGATGAGCATGCTTCCCCATCTGGTGATCAATCAGGAATGCCTATCTCTTCTCACGAAGAAACCGAAGCATTACTGAATCAGGCTGAAGCAAACCTGGCGGCTGCGATTTCTCCTAATTTAGGGCCGGGGAGTGGAATCCCAGCGGACTTGGGAGGGACCAAAGAATTTGAATTTCCAAACTTTGAATCAATGGCTAGTAGCCCTGAAGAAGCAATGGCGCTTTCTTCATTGCAAAATGTTGAGCTGGATCTGTGTATTGAGCTCGGCAGAACAGAGCTGTTAATCGAAGAAGTATTAAAAATGAAAGAAGGAGTCGTTGTTCCGTTAGATAAATTGGCTGGTGATCCTGTGGATATTTTGGTTAATGGTCGAATTATCGCTCGGGGCGAAGTCTTGGTCCTGAATGATAATTTCTGTGTGCGAGTCGCAGAGATTATTTCACCAGAGTTGTAA
- the fliP gene encoding flagellar type III secretion system pore protein FliP (The bacterial flagellar biogenesis protein FliP forms a type III secretion system (T3SS)-type pore required for flagellar assembly.), with amino-acid sequence MLLIVLIAETVQAQPPVNQALSNQGAANQNSQVSQGPSALAQQPTGKTGVPEIFNVEEMTSPQGLNSTLKVFLLLTVLSLAPSILIMTTSFIRFVIVFGLLRQALGTQQLPPNQVLTSLSLFLTIMVMAPIWEKSYEEGIVPYTNQTQQKPVSMEDAFQKTVAPLRKFMSDQIELTGNSDTVWMFLEYQQPIPGTPGAESYQPPKDYDEVPLTVLLPAYMLSEVKTAFLIGFQLYLPFIVIDMVISSILISMGMMMLPPVLISLPFKILLFVLIDGWLLTVGMLLESVRIIG; translated from the coding sequence ATGCTTCTGATAGTCCTGATAGCAGAAACAGTGCAGGCTCAGCCCCCGGTTAATCAAGCGCTTTCAAATCAAGGAGCCGCCAATCAGAATTCACAAGTATCTCAGGGACCATCTGCATTAGCACAACAGCCCACAGGAAAAACGGGGGTTCCTGAGATCTTTAATGTCGAAGAGATGACATCTCCTCAAGGGCTAAATTCGACTCTAAAAGTATTCTTATTATTAACTGTGCTGAGTCTGGCGCCTTCTATACTTATTATGACCACGAGTTTTATTCGATTTGTCATTGTATTCGGATTATTGAGGCAGGCATTAGGCACGCAGCAGTTACCACCAAATCAGGTGCTCACATCCCTTAGCCTGTTTCTAACAATTATGGTGATGGCTCCCATTTGGGAAAAGTCATATGAAGAAGGAATTGTGCCCTATACGAATCAGACTCAACAAAAACCGGTTTCTATGGAAGATGCGTTTCAAAAAACTGTTGCACCACTTCGCAAATTCATGAGCGATCAAATTGAATTGACAGGAAACAGTGATACAGTTTGGATGTTTCTAGAGTATCAGCAACCGATTCCCGGAACCCCGGGAGCGGAAAGTTACCAACCTCCAAAAGACTACGACGAAGTTCCACTGACAGTTTTATTGCCAGCCTATATGTTGAGCGAGGTGAAAACAGCTTTCCTGATTGGCTTTCAACTGTACCTCCCCTTTATTGTGATTGATATGGTTATCAGCTCAATCCTTATCAGTATGGGCATGATGATGCTGCCTCCGGTATTGATTTCACTTCCATTTAAAATTTTGTTGTTTGTTTTAATCGATGGCTGGCTGTTGACTGTGGGAATGCTATTGGAAAGCGTCAGGATCATCGGTTGA
- a CDS encoding flagellar biosynthetic protein FliR, whose product MSAILDQYLMNPLLQVAPAQVLQWAMLQFYAFTLVMVRISGLMIIGPVFGQPIFPTNIRVLLVLSLSILITPTLHDQVIVGFYELDANQNQRLSKDEVPTHLHDRFDNLIIKSGRQGTRELTVNDYQFVANMPASLLDYIWSILGELTLGFALGLGVYIILLSLQMAGQMADQQAGMALGEVFNPGFDMNASLSGQFLYLVGISIFLVMEPINGHLLILSTLIDTFQVFPVGEGIVSTNTLDVLQNIMHQSLVLSVKVAAPLLAISALVSLAMGYLGHTVPQINVLVIGFPIRVVVSVAVLVFTLTGLADIVIESVPMAIDQLSRSTVM is encoded by the coding sequence GTGAGTGCAATTCTCGATCAATACTTGATGAATCCTCTTTTGCAAGTAGCTCCAGCACAGGTTTTGCAGTGGGCGATGTTACAGTTTTATGCATTTACTTTGGTGATGGTTCGCATTAGTGGCTTGATGATTATTGGACCAGTATTCGGTCAACCGATCTTTCCCACGAATATACGTGTTTTATTAGTTCTCAGCCTTTCTATTCTCATCACACCAACATTGCATGATCAGGTGATCGTTGGTTTTTATGAGCTCGATGCAAATCAGAATCAGCGGCTCAGTAAAGATGAAGTACCTACACATTTACATGACCGCTTTGATAATTTGATTATTAAAAGTGGACGCCAGGGGACACGGGAATTAACGGTGAACGACTATCAATTTGTCGCTAATATGCCAGCTTCATTGTTGGATTATATCTGGTCGATTTTAGGGGAACTGACGCTAGGTTTCGCGCTGGGACTGGGAGTCTACATCATTTTATTAAGTCTACAGATGGCAGGACAGATGGCTGATCAACAAGCGGGAATGGCTTTAGGGGAGGTATTCAACCCCGGCTTTGATATGAATGCTTCACTCAGTGGTCAGTTTCTTTATTTGGTGGGGATTTCGATTTTCTTAGTTATGGAGCCGATTAACGGTCATCTATTAATTCTTTCTACTTTGATCGACACATTCCAAGTATTCCCGGTGGGTGAGGGGATCGTTTCTACAAATACACTGGATGTGCTTCAGAACATCATGCATCAGTCATTAGTGTTGTCGGTTAAAGTTGCTGCACCTCTCTTGGCAATTAGTGCATTGGTTTCCCTGGCGATGGGCTATCTAGGGCACACAGTCCCCCAAATCAATGTATTGGTGATTGGATTTCCGATTCGTGTGGTAGTGAGTGTAGCGGTTCTTGTATTTACTTTAACAGGACTCGCAGACATTGTGATTGAATCTGTTCCGATGGCGATAGATCAATTAAGTCGTAGTACAGTGATGTAA
- the fliQ gene encoding flagellar biosynthesis protein FliQ gives MDTSTVLDLGREGLLIMLEVSGPVMLTAVVVGLVISIGQAVTQIQDQTISFVPKIVMMVLAILYTLPWVTALMMEYSTNLIREIPSRL, from the coding sequence ATGGATACTTCAACAGTTCTGGATTTAGGGCGTGAAGGATTGCTGATCATGCTGGAGGTCAGTGGCCCGGTGATGTTGACGGCCGTCGTTGTGGGATTAGTCATCAGCATCGGACAGGCAGTCACTCAGATTCAAGATCAAACAATTAGTTTTGTTCCTAAAATCGTGATGATGGTACTGGCGATTCTATATACATTGCCATGGGTTACTGCATTAATGATGGAATATAGCACAAATCTGATTAGAGAGATTCCGTCTCGCCTCTAA
- a CDS encoding sensor histidine kinase: MFFTQTIRRKLGLGLGIIFFMLILLAYGAVSGLRSYRDTVEDFEYSLNSLPDRDRLIMSVVALNEPLQKILNSHAEASTHYQQKFEQQLNEVDTEIQSFLQKVDQLPPDPTVALWKGWVKSQLSEHGASIRVLEKLKLKKANLGNPQERRKTAQQMIFEIAHLESMLLELHEVPTGNKAALKRASSVYRSRYNIVWVTCLVVFIAFGCLMWYGYSTVLSPIQDLHEGARIVAQGHFDHQFVIKSNDEMAELAEAFNHMTLRFKEKRDELNHKVEERSKQLVRSERLAGIGVLAAGVAHEINNPLSAISMASESLQGRMVDLKSHCEEADIQVAEQYLGLIQREAMRCRDITSKLLDFSRGQNSERSVNDLVAVIEEVCSMVSLIKRLKGRNILFAKKNPCNAEFNPAEIKQVVLNIMTNALESMDIGGTLEILVRENVDSVALVFKDDGCGMTQEVKEKLFDPFFTQRADGTGTGLGMSITHRIIKDHGGEIEVESEGLGQGSTIFVELPKKSKAQNKAA; this comes from the coding sequence GTGTTCTTTACACAAACAATTCGACGAAAATTGGGATTAGGCTTGGGGATCATCTTTTTTATGTTGATTCTGCTGGCTTATGGGGCTGTTTCCGGTTTGCGATCTTACCGTGATACTGTCGAGGATTTTGAGTATTCTCTAAATAGCCTGCCTGATCGTGATCGACTGATTATGTCTGTTGTGGCTCTTAATGAACCTCTCCAGAAAATCCTGAATTCACATGCTGAAGCTAGTACCCATTACCAACAAAAGTTTGAACAGCAGTTGAATGAGGTTGATACGGAAATCCAGAGCTTTCTACAAAAAGTAGATCAATTGCCACCAGATCCAACTGTGGCGCTCTGGAAAGGCTGGGTTAAATCACAACTTAGCGAACATGGCGCCAGTATAAGAGTTTTGGAAAAACTCAAACTTAAAAAAGCCAATCTGGGAAATCCACAAGAGAGGCGTAAAACGGCTCAGCAGATGATTTTCGAGATCGCGCATCTCGAATCCATGCTGCTGGAGCTGCATGAAGTTCCCACTGGGAACAAGGCAGCCTTAAAGCGTGCATCGAGTGTCTATCGTTCCCGATATAATATAGTCTGGGTGACGTGTCTGGTGGTTTTTATCGCATTTGGTTGCCTCATGTGGTATGGCTACAGCACTGTACTTTCTCCTATCCAGGATTTGCATGAAGGAGCCCGGATTGTCGCCCAGGGGCATTTTGATCACCAATTTGTGATTAAATCCAATGATGAAATGGCAGAGCTAGCGGAAGCATTCAACCATATGACGTTGCGCTTTAAAGAAAAACGTGATGAATTGAATCACAAGGTTGAAGAACGCAGTAAACAGCTTGTTCGCTCGGAAAGGCTGGCGGGAATAGGTGTTCTGGCTGCTGGTGTCGCTCACGAAATCAATAACCCTCTCTCTGCGATTTCGATGGCTTCTGAATCTCTGCAAGGGCGAATGGTCGATTTAAAATCGCATTGTGAAGAAGCAGATATTCAAGTCGCTGAGCAATATCTCGGCTTAATTCAGCGCGAAGCGATGCGGTGTAGGGATATCACTTCCAAGCTACTCGATTTTTCACGCGGTCAAAATTCAGAGAGGAGTGTCAATGATCTGGTGGCAGTGATTGAAGAAGTTTGCTCGATGGTCAGTTTGATTAAACGTTTGAAAGGGCGGAATATCCTTTTTGCTAAAAAGAATCCATGTAACGCGGAATTCAATCCTGCAGAAATTAAACAAGTGGTCCTTAATATTATGACTAATGCTTTGGAATCGATGGATATAGGGGGGACTTTAGAAATTTTAGTTCGTGAAAATGTAGATTCCGTGGCACTGGTTTTTAAGGACGATGGCTGTGGCATGACCCAGGAAGTCAAAGAAAAGCTGTTTGATCCTTTTTTCACCCAGCGAGCTGATGGGACTGGGACTGGTTTGGGGATGTCGATCACACATCGGATTATCAAGGATCATGGTGGGGAGATCGAAGTCGAAAGTGAAGGTCTGGGGCAGGGAAGTACGATTTTTGTAGAACTCCCTAAAAAGTCAAAGGCACAAAATAAGGCAGCGTAA
- a CDS encoding flagellar basal body-associated FliL family protein, producing MATDTETEDPGVDSEADASTEETAVSGNNSKAKLLKVGGLLLLVITLQIGISYWLLAPEQPTELPDEPMPEEQTDTAEVPIDNFSVTNNIAEPGATIHVTFNLVALVGEGAASDFGGMVKEKSKARVKQAVIQVVRKSSLSDLNDPQLGTMKRMMKEAINKVLKKSYVTEIVISEYRTMTQ from the coding sequence GTGGCAACAGACACCGAAACAGAAGATCCTGGTGTCGATTCGGAAGCAGATGCGTCCACCGAAGAGACAGCTGTCTCAGGTAATAACTCAAAAGCAAAGTTACTGAAGGTGGGAGGATTACTACTGCTTGTAATTACCCTTCAGATCGGCATTTCTTATTGGCTGCTGGCCCCAGAGCAACCAACTGAGCTCCCGGATGAACCGATGCCTGAAGAACAGACCGATACAGCAGAAGTCCCTATTGATAATTTCAGTGTCACGAACAACATCGCTGAACCAGGTGCAACAATTCATGTTACTTTTAATCTTGTGGCTCTTGTTGGTGAGGGAGCAGCGTCAGATTTTGGTGGCATGGTCAAAGAAAAAAGCAAAGCACGTGTCAAACAAGCTGTCATTCAAGTGGTTCGCAAATCAAGTTTATCGGATCTTAACGACCCTCAATTGGGTACGATGAAACGTATGATGAAAGAGGCGATTAATAAAGTTCTCAAGAAAAGTTATGTTACTGAAATCGTTATCAGTGAATATCGCACAATGACACAATAA
- a CDS encoding OmpA/MotB family protein encodes MAMPEDDGPPGVPEWVVTYGDMMSLLLTFFIMLVSMSEIRTDEGSVRAMLDSLRERFGSDPGTAAVPGKNLEPTSNQKKPASKGSSSDGGTKAGKEKSAGGGGPNKTVERINSGTEVTLGGGASFGRFSAELNSEIKRKLDIIAEILSSRPNRLVVRGHASPEPLPKDSKFRDSQELSFYRAKNVAEYLESKGIAPERLIVSSSGDAEPQTITRNPEEQYLNRRVDVFLIDAYIVSPKTGNRE; translated from the coding sequence ATGGCGATGCCGGAAGATGATGGACCTCCAGGCGTTCCAGAATGGGTTGTCACCTATGGTGATATGATGTCTCTCTTGTTGACATTTTTCATCATGTTGGTATCGATGAGTGAAATTCGTACCGACGAAGGAAGTGTTCGCGCCATGCTCGATTCCTTGCGGGAGCGCTTTGGTTCAGATCCCGGTACTGCTGCTGTACCAGGGAAAAATTTGGAACCTACCAGCAATCAGAAAAAGCCGGCTTCTAAGGGATCAAGTTCTGATGGGGGTACTAAAGCCGGCAAAGAAAAATCTGCTGGTGGTGGCGGGCCTAACAAAACAGTAGAGCGCATCAACAGCGGAACGGAAGTAACATTGGGCGGAGGTGCTAGTTTTGGGAGGTTTTCTGCTGAATTAAATTCTGAAATCAAGCGAAAGCTGGATATCATTGCGGAGATTCTCTCATCCAGACCGAACCGTCTCGTTGTACGTGGTCATGCATCTCCCGAACCTCTCCCAAAGGACTCAAAGTTCCGAGATTCTCAGGAACTATCGTTTTACCGAGCAAAAAATGTTGCTGAGTACCTGGAATCTAAGGGAATCGCTCCGGAAAGACTAATCGTCAGTTCATCTGGTGATGCAGAGCCGCAGACCATTACGCGAAATCCAGAGGAACAATACTTGAATCGTCGGGTTGACGTATTTTTGATTGATGCGTATATAGTCTCTCCAAAGACAGGCAATCGTGAATAA
- a CDS encoding sigma-54-dependent transcriptional regulator has protein sequence MSNSVNKLRVLFVDDEAAIREVMRIELPRMGHDVTICEDGQSALVALDKITFDAAIVDLRMPGLSGWDVVDHINKVSPETEVIISTGHGSIDEAIQAIRRGAYDFLPKPCKLIDIATVLQKVADKRSLQNKNYALESRLKLAEGPCQIVGETPPMLQVKKLIEKIAPTDSTALVLGETGTGKELVARRVHDLSSRASMPFVPVNCGALPENLVESELFGHRKGAFTGADTPRKGLIEIANGGTLFLDELGELDKTMQVKLLRFLESGEVRRVGDSETFHVDVRIVCATNRDLQEMVNEGTFREDLYFRVNTFEIRLPALRERKGDIPEISRVLLKRHLKKDSISKDILAPETIEILQDYDWKGNVRELANALEHAVILWDGVQIMPTDLPSNLTKDSVIPLAGSSSVNWTEGTQGKTLRDIEMEVIYHVLDKHDGDKPKCAAELGIALKTLYNKLNQYQTRAAG, from the coding sequence TTGAGTAATTCGGTCAATAAATTACGGGTTTTATTTGTCGACGATGAAGCGGCCATTCGTGAAGTGATGCGAATCGAGCTTCCACGTATGGGACATGATGTCACCATTTGTGAGGATGGTCAGTCGGCTTTGGTTGCTTTGGATAAGATCACCTTTGATGCTGCCATTGTTGATTTACGAATGCCCGGGCTCAGTGGTTGGGATGTTGTGGATCATATTAATAAAGTTTCTCCGGAGACCGAGGTGATTATCAGTACTGGTCATGGAAGTATTGATGAAGCCATTCAGGCGATTCGCCGCGGCGCATATGACTTTTTACCTAAGCCTTGTAAGTTGATCGATATTGCAACTGTTCTGCAAAAAGTCGCTGATAAGCGTTCTTTACAGAACAAGAATTATGCACTTGAATCACGTCTCAAGTTGGCAGAAGGACCTTGTCAAATTGTCGGTGAGACGCCACCAATGTTGCAGGTGAAAAAGCTGATCGAAAAAATCGCTCCCACAGATTCTACTGCTCTGGTTTTGGGTGAAACTGGAACAGGTAAAGAACTGGTGGCGCGCCGTGTGCATGACTTGAGTTCTCGTGCGTCGATGCCTTTTGTCCCTGTCAACTGTGGTGCTCTGCCTGAAAATCTAGTGGAGAGCGAACTATTCGGACACAGGAAGGGGGCATTCACTGGTGCAGACACTCCTCGTAAGGGTTTGATCGAAATTGCCAATGGCGGTACGTTATTTTTAGACGAGTTAGGTGAATTAGATAAAACAATGCAAGTGAAGCTCCTGCGTTTTCTCGAATCAGGCGAAGTGAGACGTGTTGGTGACAGCGAGACATTTCACGTTGATGTCAGGATTGTTTGTGCGACGAATCGAGATCTACAGGAAATGGTCAATGAGGGGACTTTCCGAGAAGACTTATATTTTCGTGTGAATACCTTCGAAATTCGACTGCCTGCTTTACGCGAGCGTAAAGGTGACATCCCGGAAATTTCGCGTGTATTGTTGAAACGACATTTGAAAAAAGACTCCATTTCTAAAGACATTCTCGCTCCGGAAACCATTGAGATTTTACAGGATTATGACTGGAAAGGTAATGTACGCGAATTGGCCAATGCGTTGGAGCATGCTGTTATTCTGTGGGATGGTGTGCAGATTATGCCTACCGATTTACCATCCAATCTGACTAAAGACTCAGTGATTCCTCTCGCTGGTTCCTCATCGGTCAATTGGACAGAGGGTACCCAGGGAAAAACATTGCGTGATATTGAAATGGAAGTGATTTATCATGTGCTTGACAAACATGACGGTGACAAGCCTAAATGTGCAGCTGAGTTGGGAATAGCCCTGAAAACTCTCTATAACAAGCTGAATCAATATCAAACCCGAGCCGCTGGTTGA
- a CDS encoding PP2C family protein-serine/threonine phosphatase — protein MRWEHPVQFASQSDVGFRRRNNEDSISVRICKDQESWRDHGHFFLVADGMGGHAVGELASKIASETVPHTFFKNKPGPVAKSLKSAIEVANQAINERGMANREFMRMGTTCSSICLCPEGAVIGHVGDSRVYRVRENRIDQLTFDHSLQWELIRQGRMKPEEVYLNEPRNVITRSLGPEPVVKVDIEGPYPVMEGDRYILCSDGLTSHLKDEEIGMIAKYLEPSDACRLMINLANLRGGSDNISVIVVRVGELPDGNLSQERPPEPEPELELEKSWSEWWWLAGVWVASLMVATGIVMWLLTKFDRGEFLTFGGMSLLVVLLVRKLFSQRESSIHEEYLDHSKTVEWKPYRSERLKFNTDFLQYLTTMESELQRAAMEEEWTIEWSAHNKIYYEAKEGLEKKKYLKAFRDFSRAIDILMSGLHSYRKEMVHQARWKKGSNQSSRED, from the coding sequence ATGCGTTGGGAACATCCGGTTCAGTTCGCATCGCAGAGTGATGTAGGCTTTCGACGGAGGAATAACGAAGATTCAATATCTGTTCGCATTTGTAAAGACCAGGAGAGCTGGCGCGATCATGGCCACTTCTTTCTTGTCGCTGATGGCATGGGAGGGCATGCTGTCGGCGAATTGGCTAGCAAGATTGCCTCAGAGACTGTACCGCATACTTTCTTTAAAAATAAACCGGGTCCTGTTGCCAAGTCGTTGAAATCAGCCATTGAAGTTGCCAATCAGGCGATTAATGAACGCGGAATGGCGAATCGTGAATTTATGCGAATGGGAACGACCTGCAGTTCGATTTGTCTGTGCCCAGAAGGAGCGGTAATCGGTCATGTGGGCGACAGTCGCGTTTACCGGGTTCGCGAAAACCGCATCGATCAGCTCACATTCGACCATAGTCTACAGTGGGAACTGATCCGTCAGGGAAGAATGAAACCCGAAGAAGTTTACTTAAATGAACCTCGTAATGTGATTACACGTTCGTTAGGTCCAGAGCCGGTCGTTAAAGTCGATATTGAAGGCCCTTATCCGGTGATGGAAGGTGATCGATATATCTTGTGCAGTGATGGACTGACGAGCCATCTTAAAGATGAAGAAATAGGAATGATTGCCAAATATCTGGAACCCAGTGATGCCTGCCGGTTGATGATCAATCTGGCAAATTTAAGGGGTGGATCTGATAATATTTCAGTGATTGTGGTACGAGTGGGAGAACTTCCCGATGGGAATCTTTCACAGGAAAGACCCCCGGAACCAGAGCCGGAATTAGAGTTAGAGAAGAGCTGGAGTGAATGGTGGTGGTTGGCAGGTGTCTGGGTTGCTTCACTTATGGTTGCAACAGGAATCGTCATGTGGTTACTCACAAAATTTGACAGAGGTGAATTTCTGACGTTTGGGGGTATGTCACTTCTAGTTGTGTTGCTGGTGCGAAAGTTATTTTCTCAACGAGAGTCTAGTATACATGAGGAATATCTGGATCACAGTAAAACTGTAGAATGGAAACCTTATCGTTCGGAACGTTTGAAATTTAATACGGACTTTCTGCAATACTTGACAACAATGGAATCTGAGCTGCAGCGCGCGGCAATGGAAGAAGAATGGACCATTGAATGGTCGGCCCATAATAAAATATATTACGAAGCCAAGGAAGGATTGGAAAAGAAAAAATATTTAAAAGCCTTTCGCGATTTTTCCCGCGCGATTGATATTTTGATGTCAGGTTTACATTCCTATCGAAAAGAAATGGTTCATCAGGCGCGCTGGAAAAAGGGCTCCAATCAGTCATCTCGAGAGGACTGA